A genomic region of Pseudopipra pipra isolate bDixPip1 chromosome W, bDixPip1.hap1, whole genome shotgun sequence contains the following coding sequences:
- the LOC135406264 gene encoding ankyrin repeat domain-containing protein 26-like produces MKRRYSEKVKEVDRFQREVAELSQQLDKEHEQCTQLEAKNQALQEELSALRGECENLAMDKCQLQEELAKLHHHLETNVVDRSQLEQCKREVEEQADQEIRQKLQEVNEFLQAQAAHQDTLEEIRASHVDSLKKQLEDRIRDLERALGRTKSNQAERPFQKESTQAEVDKYKELYLVEAKTRKSLAKKLERSRVVAKAVEGNFAKAFLPKMTLCVLVNVSELLRDLQWPTPSSFWSATEADLQSQAALSAEFWLQVHFWIHLAWDMLASVWD; encoded by the exons atgaagagGAGATATTCTGAAAAGGTCAAGGAAGTTGATAGATTCCAAAGAGAG gttgctgaactttcccagcagttgGACAAGGAACATGAACAGTGCACGCAGCTGGAGGCCAAAAATcaggctttgcaagaagagctgtctgCCCTGCGTGGGGAGTGCGAGAACCTGGCCATGgacaaatgccagctgcaagaagagctggcaaaactcCACCATCATTTGGAGACCAACGTGGTGGATCGCAGCCAACTCGAACAGTGTAAAAGAGAGGTGGAAGAACAAGCAGACcaggaaataagacaaaaactccaagaagtcaatgagtttttgcaa gcacaggcagcccaccaggacACCTTAGAAGAAATCAGAGCCAGTCATGTGGACTCACTGAAAAAACAGTTAGAAGACAGAATTAGAGATCTGGAACGTGCACTGGGAAGGACAAAAAGCAAccaagcagaaagaccttttcaaaaagaatccacccaggcagaagtggacaagtacaaagagctgtatctggtggaagccaaaaccagaaaaagcctcgccaagaaactggaaag AAGTCGAGTAGTAGCCAAGGCTGTGGAGGGTAACTTTGCAAAAGCCTTCCTGCCAAAgatgactctgtgtgtgcttgtgaaTGTTTCAGAGCTACTGAGAGACTTGCAGTGGCCAACACCAAGCTCTTTTTGGAGCGCCACAGAAGCAGATCTGCAGTCCCAAGCAGCGCTGTCAGCGGAGTTCTGGCTGCAAGTCCACTTCTGGATtcacctggcctgggacatgTTGGCATCAGTTTGGGACTGA